One window from the genome of Salvia splendens isolate huo1 chromosome 9, SspV2, whole genome shotgun sequence encodes:
- the LOC121747412 gene encoding chromosome transmission fidelity protein 8 homolog, with translation MLIQVKCSCGERQCPEWAIVELQGSVEAQPSFQHRIQNLQIGLLCRPSSEESYTLVVGYHELTGSKQSLKKPILVLKKIEVGDDSDPDPDPDSDSKRVELDVIGIIRHKILFKTRPKALISSRPQPAAKGKTSAPASSVLN, from the exons ATGCTAATACAGGTGAAGTGCAGTTGCGGAGAGAGGCAATGCCCTGAATGGGCGATTGTGGAGCTTCAGGGCTCCGTCGAAGCCCAGCCCTCATTCCAACACCGCATCCAAAACCTCCAAATCGGCCTTCTCTGCCGCCCTTCTTCCGAG GAAAGTTACACACTTGTAGTGGGGTACCACGAGCTGACCGGATCAAAACAGAGTTTGAAAAAGCCTATTTTAGTGTTGAAGAAGATCGAGGTTGGGGATGATTCAGATCCAGATCCAGATCCAGATTCGGATTCAAAAAGGGTGGAACTAGACGTAATTGGAATTATTCGCCACAAGATTTTGTTCAAAACCAGGCCTAAAGCCCTTATATCATCTA GACCTCAACCGGCTGCCAAAGGAAAAACCAGTGCCCCTGCTTCTTCTGTGCTGAACTAA
- the LOC121746754 gene encoding DNA mismatch repair protein MSH3 isoform X1 — MGKQKQQIISRFFAPKPDPSAPPPRNPPSTPPPKIATTVSFSPAKRLKTDHLYSLHNKLTDIPNPDPILHQKFLNKLLQPSLDRLEPSRITNFPKSGNPKYTPLENQVIVLKNKYPDVLLMIEVGYKYRFFGEDAENAARVLGIYAYMDHNFLTASVPTFRLNVHVRRLVSAGYKVGVVKQTETAAIKAHGANKSAPFCRGLSALYTKATLEAADDLGGGEEGCGSGSCSNYLFCVVERGGEADARIGAVAVEISTGDVVYREFDDDFTRAGLEAMVFSLSPAELLLGRPLSKQTEKLLLAYAGPTSNVRVMHASQGSLRDGGGLSELISLYESLNESNNTCGDQQHIIVAKVQGNNCLRFEGLKAMPELVIQALSLTIHHLKQFGFERIICLEASFRPFASITEMTLSANALQQLEVLKNNYDGSDCGSLLQCINNTLTVFGSRLLRHWVTHPLCDRNMIYARSDAVSEILRSMGSSSVSEVDSKEENPDIMVVQPELHHTISSVLTTLGRAPDVQRGITRIFHRTATPSEFIAVVQALLVAGRQLHQLQGHIEDINNSLRDRTVHSGLLRKVIFTASSSSVINTAARLLSHLSKEAADRRDFHNLFIVSDGNFSEVTSAKTKVQLANEMLHELLLQYRKQLRMHNLEFTTVSGVTHLIELSLDVKIPSNWVKVNSTKKTIRYHPPEVLSALDQLTLANEELSIVCRATWEWFLKTFGGFYSEFQAAIQALATLDCLNSLAMLSRNKNYVRPVFVSDEEPNQIIINSGRHPVRENILQDTFVPNDTNLHADGQYCQVVTGPNMGGKSCYIRQVALISLLAQVGCFVPASSAKLHVLDGIFTRMGASDSIQLGKSTFLEELSETSHILQTCTSRSLVIIDELGRGTSTHDGVAIAYATLHYLLEHKRCMVLFVTHYPEILSIRNEFPGSVGAFHVSYLTQEKDIDAELKEEDTVNHEDVTFLYKLVPGVSERSFGFKVAQLAQLPSSCIRRAVMMAAKLEVEVCERERSKSLHNSSKSHDKSEDSDHACVPMDWLHTQAVENSDELEKAYKDIFFHLKLAIHNEDGAVKRLHNLEHAKSLADKLVNRGRLGKYKKRALSESNSL, encoded by the exons ATGGGCAAgcaaaaacaacaaataatTTCCCGTTTCTTCGCCCCCAAACCCGACCCCTCCGCACCACCACCTCGAAACCCTCCCTCAACCCCACCCCCCAAAATCGCCACCACCGTCTCATTCTCTCCCGCCAAACGCCTCAAAACCGACCACCTCTACTCCCTTCACAACAAACTCACCGACATCCCCAATCCCGATCCTATCCTCCACCAGAAGTTCCTCAACAAGCTCCTACAACCTTCCCTCGATCGTCTAGAACCTTCCCGAATCACTAACTTCCCAAAATCCGGAAACCCTAAGTACACTCCATTAGAGAATCAGGTAATAGTCCTCAAAAACAAGTACCCTGACGTGCTTCTGATGATTGAGGTCGGGTATAAATATCGATTTTTTGGGGAGGATGCTGAAAATGCTGCTAGAGTTTTAGGTATTTATGCATACATGGATCACAACTTTTTGACTGCTAGTGTGCCAACTTTTAGGCTGAATGTTCATGTGAGGAGGCTTGTTAGTGCGGGGTATAAGGTTGGTGTTGTCAAACAAACTGAGACTGCGGCCATCAAGGCCCACGGCGCGAATAAGTCTGCTCCTTTCTGCCGGGGGCTGTCGGCCTTGTACACCAAGGCTACTCTCGAGGCTGCTGACGATTTAGGGGGTGGAGAGGAAGGGTGCGGGTCTGGGTCGTGTAGTAATTATCTATTCTGTGTGGTGGAGAGGGGTGGGGAAGCGGATGCGAGGATTGGGGCTGTGGCAGTTGAAATTTCGACTGGTGACGTTGTTTATCGCGAGTTTGATGATGATTTCACGAGAGCTGGATTGGAGGCTATGGTTTTTAGTTTGTCTCCTGCTGAGTTGCTTCTTGGACGGCCTCTGTCTAAGCAGACCGAAAAG TTGCTACTGGCATATGCTGGACCTACCTCAAATGTCCGAGTCATGCATGCTTCACAAGGTAGCTTACGGGATGGTGGTGGCCTGTCTGAATTGATATCACTATATGAGAGTTTAAACGAAAGTAACAACACCTGTGGTGACCAACAGCACATTATAGTTGCAAAGGTCCAAGGCAATAACTGCTTGAGGTTTGAG GGGTTAAAAGCTATGCCTGAGTTAGTCATTCAAGCATTATCTTTAACCATTCATCACCTGAAACAATTTGGGTTTGAAAGAATTATTTGTTTGGAAGCTTCGTTTCGACCTTTTGCTAGCATCACAGAGATGACCCTTTCAGCCAATGCTCTTCAACAGCTAGAG GTGCTGAAGAATAATTATGATGGTTCCGATTGTGGATCCCTGTTGCAGTGCATAAACAATACCCTTACTGTTTTTGGATCAAGGCTTCTCAGACACTGG GTAACTCATCCTTTATGTGATAGAAACATGATCTATGCACGTTCAGATGCTGTTTCTGAAATATTGAGATCCATGGGCTCTAGTTCAGTGTCTGAGGTTGATTCAAAAGAGGAAAATCCTGACATCATGGTAGTGCAGCCTGAACTCCATCATACAATATCATCTGTTTTGACCACTTTAGGACGAGCACCTGATGTTCAACGTGGGATCACAAGAATTTTCCATCGAACTGCTACCCCATCTGAG TTCATTGCAGTTGTTCAAGCTCTCTTGGTTGCTGGAAGACAATTGCATCAACTTCAAGGTCATATAGAGGACATAAACAACAGTCTCAGAGACAGGACTGTGCACTCTGGTTTGTTGAGAAAGGTGATATTCACAGCCTCATCCTCCAGTGTTATAAATACTGCAGCAAGACTCCTGTCTCATCTTAGCAAAGAAGCTGCTGATCGACGGGATTTTCATAACCTTTTTATTGTTTCTGATGGAAATTTCTCAGAG GTTACTTCAGCCAAAACCAAAGTTCAATTGGCCAATGAGATGTTGCATGAATTGCTTCTTCAGTATCGCAAACAACTGCGTATGCACAATCTTGAATTTACAACTGTATCTGGAGTCACACATTTGATAGAG CTGTCTCTTGATGTTAAGATACCTTCAAATTGGGTTAAAGTAAATAGCACGAAGAAAACAATTAGGTACCATCCACCTGAAGTATTGAGTGCCTTAGACCAATTAACTCTGGCTAATGAGGAGCTGTCAATTGTTTGTCGAGCCACTTGGGAATGGTTTCTGAAAACATTTGGTGGATTCTATTCTGAGTTTCAGGCTGCCATTCAAGCATTAGCCACTTTGGACTGTTTAAATTCACTTGCCATGCTATCTAGGAATAAG AATTATGTTCGACCTGTTTTTGTAAGTGATGAGGAGCCTAATCAGATTATCATCAATAGTGGTCGACATCCA GTTAGGGAGAATATCCTGCAGGATACTTTTGTTCCAAATGACACAAATTTGCATGCAGATGGGCAATACTGTCAAGTTGTTACCGGACCAAACATGGGTGGAAAAAGTTGCTATATACGACAAGTTGCTCTTATTTCTCTTTTGGCTCAG GTTGGCTGCTTCGTTCCAGCATCATCGGCAAAATTGCATGTTCTTGATGGCATTTTCACTCGGATGGGAGCTTCGGATAGTATTCAGCTAGGGAAAAGCACCTTCTTGGAAGAATTGAGCGAGACATCTCACATTCTTCAAACCTGCACTTCCCGCTCATTGGTCATAATTGATGAACTCGGAAGGGGCACAAGTACACATGACGGTGTGGCTATTGCTTATGCTACATTGCATTACCTTCTTGAGCATAAAAGATGTATGGTCCTCTTCGTTACACATTATCCAGAAATACTCAGCATTAGAAATGAGTTCCCAGGATCTGTCGGAGCATTCCATGTTTCTTATTTGACACAAGAGAAGGATATTGATGCGGAGCTCAAGGAGGAGGATACTGTGAATCATGAAGATGTAACCTTCCTTTACAAGCTTGTGCCTGGTGTGTCTGAGAGAAGTTTCGGGTTTAAGGTCGCTCAACTTGCACAG TTACCTTCTTCATGCATCAGACGTGCTGTTATGATGGCAGCTAAGTTAGAAGTAGAGGTATGCGAAAGAGAGAGAAGCAAGTCTTTGCACAACAGTTCAAAGTCTCATGATAAATCTGAAGATTCAGATCATGCCTGTGTACCTATGGATTGGTTGCACACACAAGCAGTTGAAAACTCAGATGAACTTGAGAAAGCTTACAAGGATATATTCTTTCATTTAAAACTTGCCATCCACAATGAAGATGGTGCTGTAAAGAGGCTCCATAATTTGGAGCATGCGAAAAGCCTTGCCGACAAGCTG GTAAACAGAGGTAGGCTGGGGAAATATAAAAAACGAGCGTTATCAGAATCAAACTCTCTGTAG
- the LOC121749306 gene encoding protein MAIN-LIKE 1-like yields MLVIDRRRSVQRRRGDFSDDFRRFEAFSDRFQPNTKHISMASASSEQQLCYGPEDPSVLFHQNEHISASLLANGTTNVLRVRRTESKVWALPIHEDVMHWLDVWGFRGVIECGRPRRMDNDLITALIERWRPETHCFHLPVGEVIVTLQDVQNLWGLRAAGRVFTGCDYPIGYEDWPSKCRDVLGWIPDAETETKHGGLLMTSLINQATMPLGDGLHEYAYVQRARIHALILLGGLILPDTTGCKVPFMWINAFDDPEDVANISWGSAALAYLYHYLCEASAGRQRRDVGGPMVLLQLWAWERMPTLRPAFLISPTHTPYTPCGAKWHGVTEIGNAPQHSVAHYRDQLSLIRPGQFLWTPYTDCILPDYCIDSTTSYLCDTYLVCWSFVEAHEAGRVCRQINRYQRIPQYCDRMLHNAGHLSKSHRRGRKGADWAKVHKFYIEEWDLRHHRFQANFDHATMTMDGSIHPGYMAWFNRITVSYLVQPATQSTVGMNESASSMMKLVETIQGIWHLTSEHDTDPRLRQIRAMAAEALRTTDHTDVMEYPTSQRRNVVMPPRPPTSLRHGLPGVRTGGHGITRQHRLSQQQPPQPDYAVPEPLSPEHDPPGWSQLSGASHEPSQWGARASCNSFFGGGSDWGATQPGRDSYFQNYQFVDPVGEEEGGEEEEEEGGEEEEVGGEEEDEVIFRRTSEGSSRPAMKSSSSAIGRAMHNVLRGLSTRKNKGKAPTKFTPSSR; encoded by the exons atggcatctgcaagttctgaacaacagttatgttatggacctgaggatccatccGTACTGTTTCATCAAAACGAACatatttcagcctcattgttggcgaatggcacaacaaatgtgttgagagttcgtaggacggagagtaaggttTGGGCACTGCCAATACATGAAGATGTGATGCATTGGCTTGATGTTTGGGGGTTCAGAGGTGTGATTGAATGTGGAAGGCCAAGAAGGATGGACAATGACCTAATAACTGCATTGATCGAGCGATGGAGGCCTGAGACCcactgtttccaccttccagttggTGAGGTAATCGtaaccttacaggatgtgcaaaacctgtggggtttgagagcagcCGGTCGTGTTTTCACTGGCTGTGACTACCCTATTGGATATGAAGATTGGCCCAGCAAGTGTAGAGatgtgttgggatggatacctgacgCAGAAACTGAAACGAAGCACGGTGGGTTGTTGATGACGTCTCTGATCAACCAAGCGACTATGCCGTTGGGTGATGGGCTGCATGAGTATGCATACGTCCAAAGAGCACGTATACATGCTCTAATCTTGTTAGGGGGGCTTATTTTACCGGACACTACCGGGTGCAAGGTCCCCTTTATGTGGATAAATGCCTTTGACGATCCGGAAGACGTGGCTaatatcagttggggtagtgctgctttagcatacctgtatcattatttgtgcgaAGCTTCTGCAGGCAGACAGAGAAGAGATGTGGGTGGCCCTATGGTTCTCTTGCAGctgtgggcgtgggaaagaatgcctacattgaggccagccttcttgatatcgcctacgcacacgccgtataccccgtgtggagccaa gtggcacggagttactgaaattggaaatgcgCCCCAACATTCAGTAGCTCATTATCGTGATCAGTTATCATTGATTCGTCCGGGCcag TTTCTGTGGACACCATATACAGATTGTATCCTGCCCGATTACTGCATTGATTCGACCACATCCTACTTGTGCGACACATATTTGGTGTGCTGGTCATTTGTCGAGGCACACGAGGCTGGACGCGTTTGCCGACAAATCAACCGCTACCAGCGTATTCCTCAGTATTGTGATAGGATGCTACATAATGCCGGACATCTGTCTAAAAGTCACCGCCGTGGGAGGAAGGGCGCCGATTGGGCTAAGGTACATAAATTCTACATTGAAGAATGGGATTTGAGACACCACAGGTTCCAAGCAAATTTTGATCATGCCACGATGACCATGGATGGTAGCATTCATCCGGGCTATATGGCGTGGTTCAATAGGATCACAGTGTCGTACCTAGTTCAACCTGCGACACAGTCAACGGTTGGGATGAACGAGTCAGCATCTTCTATGATGAAATTG GTCGAGACCATTCAGGGGATATGGCATTTGACCTCTGAACACGACACAGACCCTCGATTACGGCAGATTCGTGCAATGGCTGCTGAGGCGCTTCGTACGACGGACCATACTGATGTGATGGAGTATCCAACATCGCAACGGCGAAATGTGGTCATGCCGCCACGCCCACCAACTTCTCTTCGTCATGGACTGCCGGGTGTCCGGACGGGAGGACACGGGATTACACGACAGCATAGGTTGTCGCAGCAGCAACCGCCGCAACCTGATTATGCGGTACCAGAGCCCTTGAGTCCGGAGCACGATCCCCCAGGATGGTCTCAGTTGAGTGGTGCAAGCCACGAGCCCTCGCAATGGGGAGCACGGGCATCATGTAATTCGTTCTTTGGCGGTGGGTCTGATTGGGGTGCAACTCAACCAGGGCGTGATTCATACTTTCAAAATTATCAATTTGTTGATCCTGTGGGGGAAGAAGagggcggggaagaagaagaagaagagggcggggaagaagaagaagtcggcggggaagaagaagacgaagtAATATTCCGACGAACGTCCGAGGGATCCTCACGACCAGCTATGAAGAGTTCATCAAGTGCGATTGGGAGGGCTATGCACAATGTATTAAGGGGATTGTCAACAAGGAAGAACAAAGGGAAAGCTCCGACCAAGTTCACGCCTTCATCTAGATAG
- the LOC121749307 gene encoding transcription factor bHLH51-like, protein MSTTEKRRRDRINAPLSANSSLNRSTLRKLIPKSEKMDKAAPLGHVVDHVKEQRQRAKEASKISSGVPSEIEEVIVDQIEDGSEQIKSSICCDDRPELFAEIGSALKALEATIIEANFTKHTHQHPHNP, encoded by the exons ATGTCTACAACTGAA AAACGCCGCAGAGACAGAATCAACGCTCCACTCTCCGCAAACTCATCCCTAAATCGCTCAACTCTCCGCAAACTCATCCCTAAATCCGAAAAG ATGGACAAGGCGGCGCCATTGGGGCACGTGGTGGATCACGTGAAGGAGCAGCGGCAGAGGGCGAAGGAGGCGAGCAAAATCAGCAGCGGCGTGCCGAGCGAGATCGAGGAGGTAATCGTCGATCAGATTGAAGACGGATCGGAGCAGATCAAGTCGTCGATCTGTTGCGACGATCGGCCGGAGCTCTTCGCGGAGATCGGGAGCGCTCTGAAAGCGCTGGAAGCCACCATTATTGAAGCCAACTTCACGAAGCACACACACCAGCACCCTCACAATccctaa
- the LOC121746754 gene encoding DNA mismatch repair protein MSH3 isoform X2, which produces MGKQKQQIISRFFAPKPDPSAPPPRNPPSTPPPKIATTVSFSPAKRLKTDHLYSLHNKLTDIPNPDPILHQKFLNKLLQPSLDRLEPSRITNFPKSGNPKYTPLENQVIVLKNKYPDVLLMIEVGYKYRFFGEDAENAARVLGIYAYMDHNFLTASVPTFRLNVHVRRLVSAGYKVGVVKQTETAAIKAHGANKSAPFCRGLSALYTKATLEAADDLGGGEEGCGSGSCSNYLFCVVERGGEADARIGAVAVEISTGDVVYREFDDDFTRAGLEAMVFSLSPAELLLGRPLSKQTEKLLLAYAGPTSNVRVMHASQGSLRDGGGLSELISLYESLNESNNTCGDQQHIIVAKVQGNNCLRFEGLKAMPELVIQALSLTIHHLKQFGFERIICLEASFRPFASITEMTLSANALQQLEVLKNNYDGSDCGSLLQCINNTLTVFGSRLLRHWVTHPLCDRNMIYARSDAVSEILRSMGSSSVSEVDSKEENPDIMVVQPELHHTISSVLTTLGRAPDVQRGITRIFHRTATPSEFIAVVQALLVAGRQLHQLQGHIEDINNSLRDRTVHSGLLRKVIFTASSSSVINTAARLLSHLSKEAADRRDFHNLFIVSDGNFSEVTSAKTKVQLANEMLHELLLQYRKQLRMHNLEFTTVSGVTHLIELSLDVKIPSNWVKVNSTKKTIRYHPPEVLSALDQLTLANEELSIVCRATWEWFLKTFGGFYSEFQAAIQALATLDCLNSLAMLSRNKNYVRPVFVSDEEPNQIIINSGRHPVRENILQDTFVPNDTNLHADGQYCQVVTGPNMGGKSCYIRQVALISLLAQVGCFVPASSAKLHVLDGIFTRMGASDSIQLGKSTFLEELSETSHILQTCTSRSLVIIDELGRGTSTHDGVAIAYATLHYLLEHKRCMVLFVTHYPEILSIRNEFPGSVGAFHVSYLTQEKDIDAELKEEDTVNHEDVTFLYKLVPGVSERSFGFKVAQLAQLPSSCIRRAVMMAAKLEVEVCERERSKSLHNSSKSHDKSEDSDHACVPMDWLHTQAVENSDELEKAYKDIFFHLKLAIHNEDGAVKRLHNLEHAKSLADKLVNR; this is translated from the exons ATGGGCAAgcaaaaacaacaaataatTTCCCGTTTCTTCGCCCCCAAACCCGACCCCTCCGCACCACCACCTCGAAACCCTCCCTCAACCCCACCCCCCAAAATCGCCACCACCGTCTCATTCTCTCCCGCCAAACGCCTCAAAACCGACCACCTCTACTCCCTTCACAACAAACTCACCGACATCCCCAATCCCGATCCTATCCTCCACCAGAAGTTCCTCAACAAGCTCCTACAACCTTCCCTCGATCGTCTAGAACCTTCCCGAATCACTAACTTCCCAAAATCCGGAAACCCTAAGTACACTCCATTAGAGAATCAGGTAATAGTCCTCAAAAACAAGTACCCTGACGTGCTTCTGATGATTGAGGTCGGGTATAAATATCGATTTTTTGGGGAGGATGCTGAAAATGCTGCTAGAGTTTTAGGTATTTATGCATACATGGATCACAACTTTTTGACTGCTAGTGTGCCAACTTTTAGGCTGAATGTTCATGTGAGGAGGCTTGTTAGTGCGGGGTATAAGGTTGGTGTTGTCAAACAAACTGAGACTGCGGCCATCAAGGCCCACGGCGCGAATAAGTCTGCTCCTTTCTGCCGGGGGCTGTCGGCCTTGTACACCAAGGCTACTCTCGAGGCTGCTGACGATTTAGGGGGTGGAGAGGAAGGGTGCGGGTCTGGGTCGTGTAGTAATTATCTATTCTGTGTGGTGGAGAGGGGTGGGGAAGCGGATGCGAGGATTGGGGCTGTGGCAGTTGAAATTTCGACTGGTGACGTTGTTTATCGCGAGTTTGATGATGATTTCACGAGAGCTGGATTGGAGGCTATGGTTTTTAGTTTGTCTCCTGCTGAGTTGCTTCTTGGACGGCCTCTGTCTAAGCAGACCGAAAAG TTGCTACTGGCATATGCTGGACCTACCTCAAATGTCCGAGTCATGCATGCTTCACAAGGTAGCTTACGGGATGGTGGTGGCCTGTCTGAATTGATATCACTATATGAGAGTTTAAACGAAAGTAACAACACCTGTGGTGACCAACAGCACATTATAGTTGCAAAGGTCCAAGGCAATAACTGCTTGAGGTTTGAG GGGTTAAAAGCTATGCCTGAGTTAGTCATTCAAGCATTATCTTTAACCATTCATCACCTGAAACAATTTGGGTTTGAAAGAATTATTTGTTTGGAAGCTTCGTTTCGACCTTTTGCTAGCATCACAGAGATGACCCTTTCAGCCAATGCTCTTCAACAGCTAGAG GTGCTGAAGAATAATTATGATGGTTCCGATTGTGGATCCCTGTTGCAGTGCATAAACAATACCCTTACTGTTTTTGGATCAAGGCTTCTCAGACACTGG GTAACTCATCCTTTATGTGATAGAAACATGATCTATGCACGTTCAGATGCTGTTTCTGAAATATTGAGATCCATGGGCTCTAGTTCAGTGTCTGAGGTTGATTCAAAAGAGGAAAATCCTGACATCATGGTAGTGCAGCCTGAACTCCATCATACAATATCATCTGTTTTGACCACTTTAGGACGAGCACCTGATGTTCAACGTGGGATCACAAGAATTTTCCATCGAACTGCTACCCCATCTGAG TTCATTGCAGTTGTTCAAGCTCTCTTGGTTGCTGGAAGACAATTGCATCAACTTCAAGGTCATATAGAGGACATAAACAACAGTCTCAGAGACAGGACTGTGCACTCTGGTTTGTTGAGAAAGGTGATATTCACAGCCTCATCCTCCAGTGTTATAAATACTGCAGCAAGACTCCTGTCTCATCTTAGCAAAGAAGCTGCTGATCGACGGGATTTTCATAACCTTTTTATTGTTTCTGATGGAAATTTCTCAGAG GTTACTTCAGCCAAAACCAAAGTTCAATTGGCCAATGAGATGTTGCATGAATTGCTTCTTCAGTATCGCAAACAACTGCGTATGCACAATCTTGAATTTACAACTGTATCTGGAGTCACACATTTGATAGAG CTGTCTCTTGATGTTAAGATACCTTCAAATTGGGTTAAAGTAAATAGCACGAAGAAAACAATTAGGTACCATCCACCTGAAGTATTGAGTGCCTTAGACCAATTAACTCTGGCTAATGAGGAGCTGTCAATTGTTTGTCGAGCCACTTGGGAATGGTTTCTGAAAACATTTGGTGGATTCTATTCTGAGTTTCAGGCTGCCATTCAAGCATTAGCCACTTTGGACTGTTTAAATTCACTTGCCATGCTATCTAGGAATAAG AATTATGTTCGACCTGTTTTTGTAAGTGATGAGGAGCCTAATCAGATTATCATCAATAGTGGTCGACATCCA GTTAGGGAGAATATCCTGCAGGATACTTTTGTTCCAAATGACACAAATTTGCATGCAGATGGGCAATACTGTCAAGTTGTTACCGGACCAAACATGGGTGGAAAAAGTTGCTATATACGACAAGTTGCTCTTATTTCTCTTTTGGCTCAG GTTGGCTGCTTCGTTCCAGCATCATCGGCAAAATTGCATGTTCTTGATGGCATTTTCACTCGGATGGGAGCTTCGGATAGTATTCAGCTAGGGAAAAGCACCTTCTTGGAAGAATTGAGCGAGACATCTCACATTCTTCAAACCTGCACTTCCCGCTCATTGGTCATAATTGATGAACTCGGAAGGGGCACAAGTACACATGACGGTGTGGCTATTGCTTATGCTACATTGCATTACCTTCTTGAGCATAAAAGATGTATGGTCCTCTTCGTTACACATTATCCAGAAATACTCAGCATTAGAAATGAGTTCCCAGGATCTGTCGGAGCATTCCATGTTTCTTATTTGACACAAGAGAAGGATATTGATGCGGAGCTCAAGGAGGAGGATACTGTGAATCATGAAGATGTAACCTTCCTTTACAAGCTTGTGCCTGGTGTGTCTGAGAGAAGTTTCGGGTTTAAGGTCGCTCAACTTGCACAG TTACCTTCTTCATGCATCAGACGTGCTGTTATGATGGCAGCTAAGTTAGAAGTAGAGGTATGCGAAAGAGAGAGAAGCAAGTCTTTGCACAACAGTTCAAAGTCTCATGATAAATCTGAAGATTCAGATCATGCCTGTGTACCTATGGATTGGTTGCACACACAAGCAGTTGAAAACTCAGATGAACTTGAGAAAGCTTACAAGGATATATTCTTTCATTTAAAACTTGCCATCCACAATGAAGATGGTGCTGTAAAGAGGCTCCATAATTTGGAGCATGCGAAAAGCCTTGCCGACAAGCTGGTAAATAG GTAA